A stretch of DNA from Catenulispora acidiphila DSM 44928:
TTGAAGCGGTAGGCGCCCATCTGCAGGTTCTCCAGGACGGTCATCCGGGAGAAGATGCGGCGGCCTTCCGGGGAGTGCCCGATGCCCAGCTGGACGATCTTGTGCGCGGGGATGCCCGTCAGGGCCTCCCCGGCGTACAGGACCTCGCCGGAGCGCGGCTTGAGCAGCCCGGAGATGGTGCGCAGGGTCGTGGTCTTGCCGGCGCCGTTGGCGCCGAGCAGGGCCACGATCTCTCCCTGGCGGACCTCCAGGTCGATGCCCTTCAGGGCCACGATGCCGCCGTAGGCGACCTCGACCGAACGCAGCTCCAACAGCGGCGCGCCTTCGGCGGAGGACGGCTCGGTGCGCGGACCGGGGATGGTGGTCGCCTGGTCGCTCACGCGGACCCCTCCTCGTTGGTGTCGCGGGCCGGGGATGCCTGGGATCCGGACCCTGGTTCGGACCCGGCTCCGGGGTCGGTGCCGGCGGCCTCCGCCTCCGCGGTCTCCGTGGCCGAGGAAGCCTGCTCCTCGGCCTCGGACGCGGCGGCCGAGGACTCCTCGGTACCGGACTCGGCAGCCTGCTCCTCGGCGGCCTGGCCCTCCGACGAAGCCTCCGAGGATTCCTCCGAGGACTCCTCCTCCGCAGGCCCTTCCTCGTCGGCGTCGGTCATCGGCTCGACGGCGTCGGCCTCGATGACCTGACCGCCGGTCGCGGCCGCCGGCTCGGCGTCTGGCTCGGCATCGGGCTCGGTACCGGTCGCGGGCTCGGTACCAGTCGCGGCCGCCGGCTCGGCGTCGGGCTGGACATCGGGCACGGCGTCGGGCACGGCATCGGGCTCGACCGCCGGCTTGACGTCGGCCTCGGCCGCCGGCTCGGTACCGGTCGCTGCCGCCAGCTCGGCGTCAGGCTGGACATCGGGCGCGGCCTCAGTGTCGGCCTCAGCCGCCGCCGCCGCCTCCTCCGCCGCCTCGCTGCCGAGGTAGGCCTCGATGACCGCCGGGTTCTGCTGCACCTGCGACGGCGAGCCGGAAGCGATCACCTTCCCGAAGTTCAGGACCGTGATCCGGTGCGCGACCGACATCACCAGGCGCATGTCGTGCTCGATCAGCAGGATGCTGATGCCGAGCTCGGTGTTGATGCGGGTGATCAGCTGCGCCAGCCCCAGCTTCTCCGAGGGGTTGGTGCCGGCCGCCGGCTCGTCCAGCAGGAGCACCTGCGGGTCGCTGGCCAGCGCCCGGGCGATCTCCAGCCGCCGCTGGTCGCCGTAGGACAGCGAGCCGGCGATGTCGCTCTCCTTGCCGTGCAGCTCCACGAACTCCAGCATCTCGCGGGAGTGCTGGCGCGCCGCGCGCTCGTTGCGGCGGTTGCGCGGCAGGCCCAGCATGACGCCGATCGGGCCCGAGGAGCTGCGCGTCTCGGCGGCGATCTGGACGTTCTCCAGGACCGTCAGGGCGTTGAACAGCCGGATGTTCTGGAACGTGCGCGAGATGCCCACGCGGTTCACCAGGTGCGGCTTGCGGCTGGCGCGCCGGTTCAACAGCCCGGAGTTGTGCACCAGCGGGACCGGTGCGCCGCCCTCGGGCAGGAACTCGATCGCGCCCTCCTGCGGCAGGTAGACCCCGGTCAGGCTGTTGAACAGCGAGGTCTTGCCCGCGCCGTTGGGCCCGATGACCGCCAGGATCTCGCGCTGGTGCAGGGTCAGGCCCACATGGTCCAGGCTGGTCAGCCCGCCGAACCGGAGCGTGACGCCCTCGGCCCGCAGGATCGGGCGCGCCTGGTCGCCGGTGCGCGCCTCGGGCACCGTCGCAGTGCTCGTACTCACGGCGCCACTCCTTCCGCCGTCTCGGTCATCGCGTCGGCGTCGCCGACGCCGTGCTCGGCCTGCGCCAGCTCCTGGGCCCGCCGTTTGGACGGGATCAGACCCTGCGGCCGGAAGATCATCATGACCAGCAGCACCGCGCCGACCCACATCGGGATGTCCTTGGGGTCCACCACCGGGTGCCCGCCGTTGAACCACGAGGGCGGGCCCTGCAGGAAGTACGGCAGGAAGGTCATCAGCGAGGCGCCGACGATCACGCCGGTCAGCGAGCCCATGCCGCCGAAGATGACGTAGGCCAGGATGTAGATGGACAACGGCAGCGGGAAGTTGTCCGGGGTGATCGCGGTGATCTTCGCGGTCGCCAGCACGCCGGCGAAGCCGGAGGTGGAGGCGCCGATCGCGAAGGCCATCAGCTTGTACTTCACCGTCGGCACGCCCGAGGCGGCCGCGGCCACCTCGTCCTCGCGGATCGCGGTCCAGGTCCGGCCGACCTTGGAGTGTTCCAGCCGCCGGAAGGCGAAGACCACGACGATGATCAGCCCGATCGCCAGATACCAGTACGGTTTGGAATCGCTGGTGTTCCAGTCGTAGTGGATGCCGAACAGGTTGAACCGGAACGTCGGGATGCTGGTCGCGCCGAGGGCGCCGCCGGTGATGTTCTTCGGGTTGTTCCGGGCGATGTTCAGCACGATCTCGTGGAAGCCGAGCGTGACGATCGCCAGGTAGTCCCCGCGCAGCCGGAGCGTCGGGGCGCCCAGGATGAGCCCGGCGGCCATGGTCAGCAGGACCGCGATCGGGAAGGCGAAGAACAGGTTCAGGTGGATCGGCGGGTGTGCCTCGGGGTTGCCGTCGGCG
This window harbors:
- a CDS encoding branched-chain amino acid ABC transporter permease — protein: MTTSIAELSAQVRQLRRNDAWWKNPRWGRLLIIFALFMVLSLLTNQVQGSSSNYTLVFRNSWFSARGAQFLVGSVVVWVIAEAWRARGLTQIASQATAPVRRVRNIAALKNIWVKRGTLLAVVVIAIMLPTMGLFTLPYFQSVLSDQVGVYVLAAVGLNVVVGWAGLLDLGYIAFFAIGAYTTAILSGRLPIGADGNPEAHPPIHLNLFFAFPIAVLLTMAAGLILGAPTLRLRGDYLAIVTLGFHEIVLNIARNNPKNITGGALGATSIPTFRFNLFGIHYDWNTSDSKPYWYLAIGLIIVVVFAFRRLEHSKVGRTWTAIREDEVAAAASGVPTVKYKLMAFAIGASTSGFAGVLATAKITAITPDNFPLPLSIYILAYVIFGGMGSLTGVIVGASLMTFLPYFLQGPPSWFNGGHPVVDPKDIPMWVGAVLLVMMIFRPQGLIPSKRRAQELAQAEHGVGDADAMTETAEGVAP
- a CDS encoding ABC transporter ATP-binding protein, whose amino-acid sequence is MSTSTATVPEARTGDQARPILRAEGVTLRFGGLTSLDHVGLTLHQREILAVIGPNGAGKTSLFNSLTGVYLPQEGAIEFLPEGGAPVPLVHNSGLLNRRASRKPHLVNRVGISRTFQNIRLFNALTVLENVQIAAETRSSSGPIGVMLGLPRNRRNERAARQHSREMLEFVELHGKESDIAGSLSYGDQRRLEIARALASDPQVLLLDEPAAGTNPSEKLGLAQLITRINTELGISILLIEHDMRLVMSVAHRITVLNFGKVIASGSPSQVQQNPAVIEAYLGSEAAEEAAAAAEADTEAAPDVQPDAELAAATGTEPAAEADVKPAVEPDAVPDAVPDVQPDAEPAAATGTEPATGTEPDAEPDAEPAAATGGQVIEADAVEPMTDADEEGPAEEESSEESSEASSEGQAAEEQAAESGTEESSAAASEAEEQASSATETAEAEAAGTDPGAGSEPGSGSQASPARDTNEEGSA